GGGTGATGTTGGAGAATAATTATTCCTATGAAATTATATTGGTTGATGATGGCAGCAATGATAATTCATGGAATGTGGTTAAGCAGTTGAAGGCCTCCAATGAAAGGATTCGCGGTATTCGTTTCAGGCGGAATTACGGAAAGTCAGCTGCCCTTAATAAAGGTTTTGAAGTCGCCGTGGGTAATGTGGTCATTACCATGGATGCTGACTTGCAGGACAGTCCTGATGAAATTCCCGGGTTGTACAGGATGATCACCGCAGAAGGCTTTGATCTGGTATCCGGATGGAAGAAAAAGCGGTACGATTCGAAAATTACCAAGAATATTCCTTCGAAGATATACAATGCTGCTGCGCGCAGGATGTCTGGCGTAAAGCTTCATGATATGAATTGCGGTCTGAAAGCCTACCGGAAGGAGGTCGTCAAGTCAATTGAGGTTTACGGTGAAATGCACCGTTATATTCCTGTAATTGCAAAGTGGGCCGGGTTCCGGAGAATCGGAGAAAAGGTTGTATCGCATCAGAAGCGTAAATATGGTGTGACGAAATTCGGCTGGGAACGTTTTATTAATGGCTTTCTTGACCTGATTTCCATAATGTTTGTTTCCCGTTTTGGTAAAAAGCCTATGCATCTGTTCGGCGCTTTGGGAAGTCTGTTGTTTTTTACCGGTTTTATTATTGCAGGATATCTGGCTTATGCCAAACTGTTTCTTGCCGGATATAAAATGACAGAACGGCCGCTATTCTATTTGGGTCTGCTTGCCATGGTGCTGGGTACGCAACTTTTTGTTGCGGGCTTCCTTGGAGAACTCATTAGCCGCAGCTCAAGTGACAGAAATCATTACCTGGTGGAAGAAGAATTTTAATTCTTTTAAATTGATTATACCCCGATGGAGCAAGCCCGAAAAAAAGTAGTGATTATTGGTTCGGCTTATCCGTTGAGAGGAGGGCTTTCAAATTTTAATGAACGCTTGGGTGAAGAGTTTCTCGCAGAGGGTTGGGATGTTATACTCTATACTTTTTCATTGCAATATCCGTCTTTTCTGTTTCCCGGGAAAACTCAACTCAGTTCGGAGTCTTATAAGGGGAATCTGAATATTAAAGTTGCCGTTAATTCAATTAATCCGATTAATTGGATCCGGGTTGGAAGAGAATTAAAACACCTTAAACCAAATCTCGTTGTCATTAAGTTTTGGATTCCTTTTATGGCACCATGCTTAGGTACAATAGCCAGAATTGTCAGAAAAAACGGAATTACGAAAGTTGTAACAATCATTGACAACATTATCCCTCATGAAAAAAGACCAGGGGATAGATTGCTTGCAAAATATTTCACTGGAAGTATAGATGGTTTTGTTGCCATGTCAAGGAAAGTACTGAACGATATTTCACTTTTTGATACTTATAAACCCAGAATATTCACTCCTCACCCTATTTATGATAATTTCGGGAAATCAGTTTCCACAGAAGAGGCCGTTAAGCTTTTGAATTTAGATCCTTCGTACCATTATATTCTGTTTTTTGGATTTATAAGGGATTATAAGGGCTTGGACATTCTTATCAAAGCAATGTCGAATCCGGAAATTGCAAATTTGAGAATTAAGTTGCTTGTAGCTGGCGAGTTTTACAGCGAACCACAGACATATTTGGATTTAATTCAGGAGTATGATGTGGAGAATAGTATTATACTTTCAAATGATTTTATCCCTGATAGTGAGGTTTTTAAATATTTTTCTGTATGTGACCTCGTTGTCCAACCATATAAGAGTGCAACACAAAGCGGAGTTACCCAGATTGCCTATCATTTTGATAAACCTATGGTCATCACAAATGTGGGTGGGCTCGAGGAGTTTGTGCCTAATGGCAAAGTTGGTTTTGTTGTAAATCCTTTACCGGAAGAGGTTGCGGATGCAATAGTCAGATTCTACAAAAATGATCTTGGTGATTTATTTTTGCGAAATATAAGAATTGAAAAAAATAAATATTCATGGAATTATTTTTTAAACAATATTAGATCGCTTTTTAACTTGTAATATTTATTTCTTACTTTTGAAAAAAGATAGCATCATATTTACGGGTTTTATTGTTGCTACTCAATATATTTTTTTAGTATTTTAATATTTATTTATTATGAAAACAAAATATTTTACCAGGATGCTTCTCATCTCTCTGATTATTTTATCTCAAGAAATGATATACGCACAGGTGGAAATCAGGATCAGGCCAGGTATTGAAGACAATAAGGATGCATATGTGAATTCATTATATGTTTATGGATACTCAAATCATCAGAGCTTAATTGCTTCAGCCTGGTCATATTACGGTGAATTTGGTATAGGCAGGAGCTTCATTGATTTTAGCTTACCATCATTGCCGGATTCAATTACTAATTTTAGTGCCAGATTAGACCTTTACTATGATTATTCTGCGACCCATGTTGGACATTATGGAGATAATTCCTGCGTAATCGAAAGAATCATTCAGCCCTGGGATGAAAATTCAATTGATTGGTTTAACCAGCCAGAAGTTACAACTGTTTCATCAGTTATAACTAGTCCTACTTTATATGAAAATCAAAATCTTATAGGAATTAATGTAACTGATTTAATAGATGATATGTATGAGGATGCACAGAATAGTTACGGATTAAGACTTAGCCTTCTTGCTGAGAACTTATACAGGAGCCTGATTCTAGCTTCGGGTGATCATCCTGATGAAAATATAAGGCCATGCTTGGTTATTAGTTACGACACCTGTATAAAGCCGATCGACAGATTTCATTTTGAGGTAGAAGACCTTCATTGTAGTTTTCAATATAATGATCATTCGGTAAATTCCTGGAATTGGAATTTTGGTAACGGTTACGGATCATATTTGCAAAATCCTGAGTATACATTTGCTGATGAAGGGACATATTATGTCTGCCTCGAGGTAGCTAACAGTTGCGATACGGTATTAATTTGCGATTCAGTTATTGTGTGTCAGGCTATTCTACCTTCTTTTACTTATTTGGTGCAGGATAGTCTTCATGTTAAATTTTTCAATCAAAGCGTTGGTGTTGATGATTTTTATTGGGATTTTGGTAATGGATATTTTTCCTTTCTCGAAAACCCGGAATTTCTTTTTTCAGAGGGTGGTAAGCATATTGTATGTCTTTCTTTAATAAATGAATGCGGCTTGAGTTTAATTTGCGACACGATCAATTTGAGTCCTTCATTAGGCTTTGAGAATATTGAATTGAATACTGATATCCTGGTTTATCCAAACCCTGCTACAGATGTTATTTTTGTGCAATCTGGTTCAAGAAAAATTCATAGAGTTGAATTATACAATGACCTTGGTATACTAGAAGATGTATATTCCCTTTCAACTGTTGGCTTCAAATATACTTTACCTTTGCAGAACAGAACTTCTGGGCTATATATTTTAAGGTTAGTTACAGAAGATGGTTGTTTTACAAAGCGAGTTATTGTTCTTTAACAAATTTTCATGATTATCAGAAGCAAAGCGCCGCTCAGGCTTGGGCTTGCCGGAGGAGGTACAGATGTTGCCCCATATTCAGACATTTATGGTGGAGCTATATTAAATGCTACCATAAGTATGTATGCGTATGCAACAATAATTCCTCGTTCTGATGGGAAGATAATTCTGAATTCGATCGATAAGGCTGAAACTTATGAGTTTGATGCCAGGAAACGTCTCTCGATTTCCGGAACTTTGGATTTACACAGAGGAATTTACAACTCGATCATAAAGAATTTTATTGGAAAACCTCTTTCTTTTTCCTTATCCACATACGTTGATGCTCCTCCGGGATCAGGATTAGGAACTTCATCCACTCTTGTTGTGGCGATCATCGGTGCATTTGCTGAATGGCTGAAATTACCCTTAGGAGAGTATGATCTGGCTAAACTTGCATACGATATAGAAAGAGTTGATTTGCTAATGGCCGGTGGTAAACAGGATCAATATGCCGCAACCTTTGGCGGAGTGAATTTTATGGAATTCTCGGCCAATGATAAGGTCATTGTCAACCCTCTTCGCATCAAAGATGTGTATCTTAATGAACTGGCCCATAACCTGGTATTGTTCTACACACAAACCAGCCGCCTGTCATCCAAAATTATTGAAGCGCAATCGAGAAACGTTGTCAACAATAACCAAAGTTCCATAGATGCAATGCATCAGTTGAAACTGCAGTCGGTGATGATGAAAGAAGCATTGCTGCGCGGCGATCTTGACAAAATCGGTGAAATCCTGGATTTTGGATGGAAATTTAAAAAGCAGATGGCAGATGAAATTTCCAATCCTTTTATTGATCAGCTCTATGAAACCGCCCGTGAGAACGGGGCAACAGGAGGGAAGATCAGCGGTGCAGGTGGTGGAGGTTTTATGATCTTTTACTGCCCGGGTGAAACCAGATCTAAAGTAATCAGTGCCCTCAAAAAGTTTGGCGTGGAAGCCAAGCGCTATGAATTCACCGGCGCAGGCCTTACCACATGGACCATCTGATCAGCAACTCAAAGCATACCCGTTTCTGCTTTTACCTATATTTGCAAAAAATAATACTATGCAGACCAGAATTCGTGAGGTTTTCCGTTCTTCCATCGATGTAAAGGAGTCGATTTTGCAGGATGACAACTTGCTTAAATCAATTGAAGCAGCCACTCGCACTATTATAGAAGCCTTTCGTATGAGCAGAAGTGTTCTTTTCTGCGGAAATGGAGGCAGCGCCGCTGACGCCCAGCATTTGGCTGCCGAATTTTCAGGCCGCTTTTATTATGACCGGCCTCCCCTGAATTCGGAAGCCCTGCATGTGAATACCAGCTATCTGACAGCTGTTGGAAACGACTACTCTTTTGATGAAGTTTATGCCCGTATCGTGAGGGCAAAAGCAAAAAAAGGCGATGTATTGGTGGCCCTTTCCACTTCAGGAAATTCTGAAAATATCCTCAGGGCCATTCAGGCTGCCGGTGATGTGGGAATGACCGTAATAGGAATGACGGGGCAAAGCGGTGGAAAAATGAAGGATAAATGTGATGTCCTTATCAATGTACCTTCGGCTGATACCCCCCGGATACAGGAAGCTCACATTACCATCGGGCATATTATCTGCGAACTTGTTGAATCTGCATTATTTCCGCGCCACTGATGTTCATGGCATATCCCGATATCGTTATTCTTGCCGGCGGACTGGGTACCCGTCTGAATCAAGCGGTTCCTGATACCCCCAAACCCATGGCGCCCGTCAACGGGAAACCCTTTCTTCAATATCTGCTCAATCATATCAATGCAGCCGGCTTCAGGCGGGTAATTCTTTCAACCGGTTATATGAGTGAAAAGATTGAATCCTATTTTAAAAACAAGTATAAAGATCTGGAGTTGCTTTATTCGGTCGAAGATGAACCTTTGGGGACAGGAGGCGCTGTGCAGCTGGCATTTCAAAAGGTTCAGACACCTCATTTTATGGTTATAAACGGAGATACGTTTTTCCGGATTAACCTGGATTTGTTGTTTCAAAAGCATATTGAGCAACTGGCCGATGTCACCATGGCCCTCCGGTGGGTGGAAGATGCATCCCGATACGGCTCGGTTGAATTCGACCGGAATAACCGAATTCTGAAGTTTACCGAGAAATCGGAAATGCCAAAGCCAGGGTATATCAACGGAGGAATATATGTGATTTCTTCCCGTTTTTTCAAAGCGCAGGCTTTGCCCGGAAAATTCTCCCTGGAAAGGGATTTGTTTGAAAGCAAACTGGATTCAGGCAACACTTACGGCCATATTTTTAGTGATTATTTTCTGGATATCGGAATTCCGGCCGATTATCA
This sequence is a window from Lentimicrobium saccharophilum. Protein-coding genes within it:
- a CDS encoding glycosyltransferase family 2 protein, which gives rise to MDLSVLVPLYNEEESLPELIAWIERVMLENNYSYEIILVDDGSNDNSWNVVKQLKASNERIRGIRFRRNYGKSAALNKGFEVAVGNVVITMDADLQDSPDEIPGLYRMITAEGFDLVSGWKKKRYDSKITKNIPSKIYNAAARRMSGVKLHDMNCGLKAYRKEVVKSIEVYGEMHRYIPVIAKWAGFRRIGEKVVSHQKRKYGVTKFGWERFINGFLDLISIMFVSRFGKKPMHLFGALGSLLFFTGFIIAGYLAYAKLFLAGYKMTERPLFYLGLLAMVLGTQLFVAGFLGELISRSSSDRNHYLVEEEF
- a CDS encoding glycosyltransferase, which codes for MEQARKKVVIIGSAYPLRGGLSNFNERLGEEFLAEGWDVILYTFSLQYPSFLFPGKTQLSSESYKGNLNIKVAVNSINPINWIRVGRELKHLKPNLVVIKFWIPFMAPCLGTIARIVRKNGITKVVTIIDNIIPHEKRPGDRLLAKYFTGSIDGFVAMSRKVLNDISLFDTYKPRIFTPHPIYDNFGKSVSTEEAVKLLNLDPSYHYILFFGFIRDYKGLDILIKAMSNPEIANLRIKLLVAGEFYSEPQTYLDLIQEYDVENSIILSNDFIPDSEVFKYFSVCDLVVQPYKSATQSGVTQIAYHFDKPMVITNVGGLEEFVPNGKVGFVVNPLPEEVADAIVRFYKNDLGDLFLRNIRIEKNKYSWNYFLNNIRSLFNL
- a CDS encoding DNRLRE domain-containing protein, translated to MKTKYFTRMLLISLIILSQEMIYAQVEIRIRPGIEDNKDAYVNSLYVYGYSNHQSLIASAWSYYGEFGIGRSFIDFSLPSLPDSITNFSARLDLYYDYSATHVGHYGDNSCVIERIIQPWDENSIDWFNQPEVTTVSSVITSPTLYENQNLIGINVTDLIDDMYEDAQNSYGLRLSLLAENLYRSLILASGDHPDENIRPCLVISYDTCIKPIDRFHFEVEDLHCSFQYNDHSVNSWNWNFGNGYGSYLQNPEYTFADEGTYYVCLEVANSCDTVLICDSVIVCQAILPSFTYLVQDSLHVKFFNQSVGVDDFYWDFGNGYFSFLENPEFLFSEGGKHIVCLSLINECGLSLICDTINLSPSLGFENIELNTDILVYPNPATDVIFVQSGSRKIHRVELYNDLGILEDVYSLSTVGFKYTLPLQNRTSGLYILRLVTEDGCFTKRVIVL
- a CDS encoding GHMP family kinase ATP-binding protein, whose amino-acid sequence is MIIRSKAPLRLGLAGGGTDVAPYSDIYGGAILNATISMYAYATIIPRSDGKIILNSIDKAETYEFDARKRLSISGTLDLHRGIYNSIIKNFIGKPLSFSLSTYVDAPPGSGLGTSSTLVVAIIGAFAEWLKLPLGEYDLAKLAYDIERVDLLMAGGKQDQYAATFGGVNFMEFSANDKVIVNPLRIKDVYLNELAHNLVLFYTQTSRLSSKIIEAQSRNVVNNNQSSIDAMHQLKLQSVMMKEALLRGDLDKIGEILDFGWKFKKQMADEISNPFIDQLYETARENGATGGKISGAGGGGFMIFYCPGETRSKVISALKKFGVEAKRYEFTGAGLTTWTI
- a CDS encoding D-sedoheptulose-7-phosphate isomerase, whose translation is MQTRIREVFRSSIDVKESILQDDNLLKSIEAATRTIIEAFRMSRSVLFCGNGGSAADAQHLAAEFSGRFYYDRPPLNSEALHVNTSYLTAVGNDYSFDEVYARIVRAKAKKGDVLVALSTSGNSENILRAIQAAGDVGMTVIGMTGQSGGKMKDKCDVLINVPSADTPRIQEAHITIGHIICELVESALFPRH
- a CDS encoding nucleotidyltransferase family protein codes for the protein MAYPDIVILAGGLGTRLNQAVPDTPKPMAPVNGKPFLQYLLNHINAAGFRRVILSTGYMSEKIESYFKNKYKDLELLYSVEDEPLGTGGAVQLAFQKVQTPHFMVINGDTFFRINLDLLFQKHIEQLADVTMALRWVEDASRYGSVEFDRNNRILKFTEKSEMPKPGYINGGIYVISSRFFKAQALPGKFSLERDLFESKLDSGNTYGHIFSDYFLDIGIPADYHRAQTEFHAFEN